A single Macaca mulatta isolate MMU2019108-1 chromosome 15, T2T-MMU8v2.0, whole genome shotgun sequence DNA region contains:
- the RANBP6 gene encoding ran-binding protein 6, whose amino-acid sequence MAATASAGVPATVSEKQEFYQLLKNLINPSCMVRRQAEEIYENIPGLCKTTFLLDAVRNRRAGYEVRQMAAALLRRLLSSGFEEVYPNLPADVQRDVKIELILAVKLETHASMRKKLCDIFAVLARNLIDEDGTNHWPEGLKFLIDSIYSKNVVLWEVALHVFWHFPGIFGTQERHDLDIIKRLLDQCIQDQEHPAIRTLSARAAAAFVLANENNIALFKDFADLLPGILQAVNDSCYQDDDSVLESLVEIADTVPKYLGPYLEDTLQLSLKLCGDSRLSNLQRQLALEVIVTLSETATPMLKKHTNIIAQAVPHILAMMVDLQDDEDWVNADEMEEDDFDSNAVAAESALDRLACGLGGKVVLPMTKEHIMQMLQSPDWKYRHAGLMALSAIGEGCHQQMESILDETVNSVLLFLQDPHPRVRAAACTTLGQMATDFAPNFQKKFHETVIAALLRTMENQGNQRVQSHAASALIIFIEDCPKSLLVLYLDSMVKNLHSILVIKLQELIRNGTKLALEQLVTTIASVADTIEEIFVPYYDIFMPSLKHIVELAVQKELKLLRGKTIECISHIGLAVGKEKFMQDASNVMQLLLKTQSDLNNMEDDDPQTSYMVSAWARMCKILGKDFQQYLPLVIEPLIKTASAKPDVALLDTQDVENMSDDDGWQFVNLGDQQSFGIKTSGLEAKATACQMLVYYAKELREGFVEYTEQVVKLMVPLLKFYFHDNVRVAAAESMPFLLECARIRGPEYLAQMWQFICDPLIKAIGTEPDTDVLSEIMNSFAKSIEVMGDGCLNDEHLEELGGILKAKLEGHFKNQELRQVKRQEENYDQQVEMSLQDEDECDVYILTKVSDILHSLFSTYKEKILPWFEQLLPLIVNLICSSRPWPDRQWGLCIFDDIIEHCSPTSFKYVEYFRWPMLLNMRDNNPEVRQAAAYGLGVMAQFGGDDYRSLCSEAVPLLVKVIKCANSKTKKNVIATENCISAIGKILKFKPNCVNVDEVLPHWLSWLPLHEDKEEAIQTLSFLCDLIESNHPVVIGPNNSNLPKIISIIAEGKINETINYEDPCAKRLANVVRQVQTSEDLWLECVSQLDDEQQEALQELLNFA is encoded by the coding sequence ATGGCGGCGACCGCGTCTGCAGGGGTGCCGGCGACTGTGTCAGAAAAGCAAGAGTTTTACCAGCTTCTGAAGAACCTGATCAATCCAAGCTGTATGGTGCGGAGGCAAGCAGAGGAAATCTATGAAAATATCCCAGGTCTGTGTAAGACTACCTTCCTCTTAGATGCCGTCAGAAATAGAAGAGCAGGTTATGAGGTGAGACAAATGGCTGCCGCACTGCTACGACGGCTTTTGTCCTCTGGGTTTGAGGAGGTTTATCCAAATCTGCCTGCTGATGTTCAGAGGGATGTCAAGATTGAACTGATTCTGGCTGTTAAGTTAGAAACACATGCTAGCATGAGGAAAAAACTTTGTGATATTTTTGCAGTGCTGGCCAGGAATTTGATAGATGAGGATGGTACTAACCACTGGCCGGAAGGTCTGAAGTTTCTTATTGATTCAATCTACTCTAAAAATGTGGTTCTATGGGAAGTTGCACTTCACGTTTTCTGGCACTTTCCTGGGATTTTTGGGACCCAAGAGCGGCATGATTTGGATATCATCAAACGGTTGTTGGACCAATGTATTCAAGATCAAGAACATCCAGCAATCAGGACATTATCCGCTAGAGCTGCAGCTGCATTTGTACTTGCTAATGAGAATAATATTGCTCTTTTCAAAGACTTTGCAGACTTGCTTCCTGGAATCTTACAGGCTGTGAATGACTCATGCTACCAGGATGATGATTCAGTGCTAGAATCCCTTGTCGAGATTGCAGATACCGTACCTAAGTACTTGGGTCCTTATTTAGAAGATACTCTACAGTTGAGTTTGAAGTTATGTGGAGACTCTAGGCTTAGTAATCTGCAGCGCCAGCTGGCCCTCGAAGTTATAGTGACCTTGTCTGAAACTGCCACTCCGATGttgaaaaaacatacaaatattattGCACAGGCAGTTCCTCATATATTAGCAATGATGGTTGATCTACAAGATGATGAGGACTGGGTAAATGCTGATGAAATGGAAGAAGATGATTTTGACAGCAATGCAGTTGCTGCGGAGAGTGCACTAGACAGACTGGCTTGTGGGCTTGGTGGAAAAGTTGTTTTACCAATGACCAAGGAGCATATCATGCAGATGCTTCAGAGCCCTGACTGGAAGTATCGACATGCTGGATTAATGGCCTTATCTGCCATTGGAGAAGGATGCCATCAACAAATGGAATCAATTCTAGATGAAACAGTTAACTccgttttgctttttcttcaggATCCTCATCCAAGGGTGAGGGCTGCAGCCTGTACTACACTTGGACAGATGGCTACAGATTTTGCACCTAATTTCCAAAAGAAATTTCATGAAACAGTGATTGCAGCTCTGTTACGTACCATGGAAAATCAAGGTAATCAGCGTGTGCAATCACATGCAGCTtctgctcttattatttttattgaagacTGCCCCAAATCATTGCTAGTTCTATATTTGGATAGTATGGTGAAAAATCTACATTCCATCTTGGTGATTAAACTTCAAGAGTTGATTCGGAATGGAACTAAATTGGCTTTGGAACAACTTGTGACAACCATTGCATCAGTTGCAGATAcaatagaagaaatatttgtcCCATATTATGATATATTCATGCCCTCACTAAAGCACATCGTTGAGCTTGCTGTTCAGAAGGAACTTAAGCTTCTGAGAGGAAAAACTATTGAGTGCATTAGCCATATTGGTCTTGCCGTTGGGAAGGAAAAATTTATGCAAGATGCATCAAATGTGATGCAGCTGTTGTTGAAGACACAATCAGACTTAAATAATATGGAAGATGATGACCCTCAGACCTCTTACATGGTTTCAGCATGGGCTAGAATGTGTAAAATTCTTGGAAAAGATTTTCAACAGTACCTTCCACTAGTTATCGAGCCTCTTATTAAGACTGCTTCAGCTAAACCTGATGTTGCTCTCTTAGACACACAGGATGTGGAGAATATGAGTGATGATGATGGCTGGCAATTTGTAAATCTTGGAGACCAGCAGAGTTTTGGAATTAAAACTTCAGGACTTGAAGCAAAAGCAACTGCTTGCCAAATGTTGGTTTACTATGCTAAGGAGTTAAGGGAAGGGTTTGTGGAATATACAGAACAAGTTGTGAAGCTGATGGTTCCtttactgaaattttatttccatGACAATGTTCGAGTGGCAGCAGCGGAGTCCATGCCTTTTCTCCTGGAATGTGCAAGAATTCGTGGCCCAGAGTATCTTGCACAGATGTGGCAATTCATATGTGACCCCTTAATCAAGGCTATTGGTACTGAACCGGATACAGATGTGCTCTCGGAAATAATGAATTCTTTTGCAAAGTCCATTGAAGTTATGGGAGATGGTTGCCTTAATGATGAACACTTGGAAGAACTGGGAGGAATACTGAAAGCAAAACTTGAAGGGCACTTTAAAAACCAAGAATTGAGACAGGttaaaagacaggaagaaaactaTGATCAACAGGTTGAGATGTCTCTGCAAGATGAGGATGAATGTGATGTTTATATTCTGACAAAAGTATCAGATATTTTGCATTCATTATTTAGTACTTATAAGGAAAAGATTTTACCATGGTTTGAACAACTACTTCCATTAATTGTAAATCTAATTTGTTCAAGTAGGCCATGGCCAGACAGACAGTGGGGATTGTGCATATTTGATGACATCATAGAGCACTGCAGTCCAACTTCATTTAAATATGTAGAATATTTTCGGTGGCCAATGCTACTAAATATGCGAGATAACAACCCTGAAGTCAGGCAAGCTGCTGCTTATGGCCTGGGTGTCATGGCACAGTTTGGTGGAGATGATTATCGTTCTTTATGTTCAGAAGCTGTTCCACTGCTGGTAAAAGTTATTAAGTGTGCAAattccaaaaccaaaaaaaatgtcATTGCTACAGAGAACTGTATCTCAGCAATAGGGAAGATTTTGAAGTTTAAGCCTAACTGTGTAAATGTAGATGAAGTTCTTCCACACTGGTTATCATGGCTTCCACTGCATGAAGATAAAGAGGAAGCTATTCAGACTTTGAGTTTTCTCTGTGACCTAATTGAAAGTAACCACCCAGTTGTAATTGGTCCAAATAATTCCAATCTTCCCAAAATAATCAGTATAATTGCAGAAGGAAAAATTAATGAGACTATTAACTATGAAGATCCTTGTGCCAAACGTCTAGCTAATGTCGTGCGTCAGGTACAGACTTCTGAAGATTTATGGTTGGAATGTGTATCGCAACTTGACGATGAACAGCAGGAAGCCTTACAGGAGTTGCTAAATTTTGCTTGA
- the RANBP6 gene encoding ran-binding protein 6 isoform X1 encodes MKISQDPHPRVRAAACTTLGQMATDFAPNFQKKFHETVIAALLRTMENQGNQRVQSHAASALIIFIEDCPKSLLVLYLDSMVKNLHSILVIKLQELIRNGTKLALEQLVTTIASVADTIEEIFVPYYDIFMPSLKHIVELAVQKELKLLRGKTIECISHIGLAVGKEKFMQDASNVMQLLLKTQSDLNNMEDDDPQTSYMVSAWARMCKILGKDFQQYLPLVIEPLIKTASAKPDVALLDTQDVENMSDDDGWQFVNLGDQQSFGIKTSGLEAKATACQMLVYYAKELREGFVEYTEQVVKLMVPLLKFYFHDNVRVAAAESMPFLLECARIRGPEYLAQMWQFICDPLIKAIGTEPDTDVLSEIMNSFAKSIEVMGDGCLNDEHLEELGGILKAKLEGHFKNQELRQVKRQEENYDQQVEMSLQDEDECDVYILTKVSDILHSLFSTYKEKILPWFEQLLPLIVNLICSSRPWPDRQWGLCIFDDIIEHCSPTSFKYVEYFRWPMLLNMRDNNPEVRQAAAYGLGVMAQFGGDDYRSLCSEAVPLLVKVIKCANSKTKKNVIATENCISAIGKILKFKPNCVNVDEVLPHWLSWLPLHEDKEEAIQTLSFLCDLIESNHPVVIGPNNSNLPKIISIIAEGKINETINYEDPCAKRLANVVRQVQTSEDLWLECVSQLDDEQQEALQELLNFA; translated from the exons ATGAAAATATCCCAG gATCCTCATCCAAGGGTGAGGGCTGCAGCCTGTACTACACTTGGACAGATGGCTACAGATTTTGCACCTAATTTCCAAAAGAAATTTCATGAAACAGTGATTGCAGCTCTGTTACGTACCATGGAAAATCAAGGTAATCAGCGTGTGCAATCACATGCAGCTtctgctcttattatttttattgaagacTGCCCCAAATCATTGCTAGTTCTATATTTGGATAGTATGGTGAAAAATCTACATTCCATCTTGGTGATTAAACTTCAAGAGTTGATTCGGAATGGAACTAAATTGGCTTTGGAACAACTTGTGACAACCATTGCATCAGTTGCAGATAcaatagaagaaatatttgtcCCATATTATGATATATTCATGCCCTCACTAAAGCACATCGTTGAGCTTGCTGTTCAGAAGGAACTTAAGCTTCTGAGAGGAAAAACTATTGAGTGCATTAGCCATATTGGTCTTGCCGTTGGGAAGGAAAAATTTATGCAAGATGCATCAAATGTGATGCAGCTGTTGTTGAAGACACAATCAGACTTAAATAATATGGAAGATGATGACCCTCAGACCTCTTACATGGTTTCAGCATGGGCTAGAATGTGTAAAATTCTTGGAAAAGATTTTCAACAGTACCTTCCACTAGTTATCGAGCCTCTTATTAAGACTGCTTCAGCTAAACCTGATGTTGCTCTCTTAGACACACAGGATGTGGAGAATATGAGTGATGATGATGGCTGGCAATTTGTAAATCTTGGAGACCAGCAGAGTTTTGGAATTAAAACTTCAGGACTTGAAGCAAAAGCAACTGCTTGCCAAATGTTGGTTTACTATGCTAAGGAGTTAAGGGAAGGGTTTGTGGAATATACAGAACAAGTTGTGAAGCTGATGGTTCCtttactgaaattttatttccatGACAATGTTCGAGTGGCAGCAGCGGAGTCCATGCCTTTTCTCCTGGAATGTGCAAGAATTCGTGGCCCAGAGTATCTTGCACAGATGTGGCAATTCATATGTGACCCCTTAATCAAGGCTATTGGTACTGAACCGGATACAGATGTGCTCTCGGAAATAATGAATTCTTTTGCAAAGTCCATTGAAGTTATGGGAGATGGTTGCCTTAATGATGAACACTTGGAAGAACTGGGAGGAATACTGAAAGCAAAACTTGAAGGGCACTTTAAAAACCAAGAATTGAGACAGGttaaaagacaggaagaaaactaTGATCAACAGGTTGAGATGTCTCTGCAAGATGAGGATGAATGTGATGTTTATATTCTGACAAAAGTATCAGATATTTTGCATTCATTATTTAGTACTTATAAGGAAAAGATTTTACCATGGTTTGAACAACTACTTCCATTAATTGTAAATCTAATTTGTTCAAGTAGGCCATGGCCAGACAGACAGTGGGGATTGTGCATATTTGATGACATCATAGAGCACTGCAGTCCAACTTCATTTAAATATGTAGAATATTTTCGGTGGCCAATGCTACTAAATATGCGAGATAACAACCCTGAAGTCAGGCAAGCTGCTGCTTATGGCCTGGGTGTCATGGCACAGTTTGGTGGAGATGATTATCGTTCTTTATGTTCAGAAGCTGTTCCACTGCTGGTAAAAGTTATTAAGTGTGCAAattccaaaaccaaaaaaaatgtcATTGCTACAGAGAACTGTATCTCAGCAATAGGGAAGATTTTGAAGTTTAAGCCTAACTGTGTAAATGTAGATGAAGTTCTTCCACACTGGTTATCATGGCTTCCACTGCATGAAGATAAAGAGGAAGCTATTCAGACTTTGAGTTTTCTCTGTGACCTAATTGAAAGTAACCACCCAGTTGTAATTGGTCCAAATAATTCCAATCTTCCCAAAATAATCAGTATAATTGCAGAAGGAAAAATTAATGAGACTATTAACTATGAAGATCCTTGTGCCAAACGTCTAGCTAATGTCGTGCGTCAGGTACAGACTTCTGAAGATTTATGGTTGGAATGTGTATCGCAACTTGACGATGAACAGCAGGAAGCCTTACAGGAGTTGCTAAATTTTGCTTGA